Proteins co-encoded in one Arachis stenosperma cultivar V10309 chromosome 7, arast.V10309.gnm1.PFL2, whole genome shotgun sequence genomic window:
- the LOC130940020 gene encoding G-box-binding factor 1-like — translation MLANGANAQNNAITQSSGKAAVSMAATNLNIGMDLWNASSAKADATKLRNNQPAPGAVNPPTIMGREDERDLKRQKRKQSNRESARRSRLRKQAECEELQRKVESLGNESQTLREELQIIMSSNNTFAVNSQQKELERLCGPEAVASLE, via the exons atgcttgctAATG GAGCCAATGCACAGAACAATGCCATAACTCAATCTTCTGGAAAGGCTGCTGTGTCAATGGCTGCAACTAATCTTAATATTGGAATGGACTTGTGGAATGCATCTTCTGCAAAGGCTGATGCTACGAAACTGAGAAACAATCAACCTGCCCCAGGAGCTGTCAACCCTCCTACTATAATGGGACGTGAA GACGAACGTGACCTGAAGAGACAGAAAAGAAAACAGTCTAACAGAGAATCAGCTAGGAGGTCAAGACTACGCAAGCAG GCTGAGTGCGAGGAGTTGCAAAGAAAGGTGGAGTCACTGGGAAACGAGAGCCAGACTCTGAGAGAAGAACTTCAGATA ATTATGTCCTCTAACAATACTTTTGCTGTCAACAGTCAACAGAAAGAGTTGGAAAGGTTATGTGGACCAGAAGCAGTTGCCAGCCTCGAATAA
- the LOC130940021 gene encoding uncharacterized protein LOC130940021, translating into MCSKTAEHMQWHNSTPARDGLLRHPRDGEAWKNFNAMHTLFAEEPRNVRLGLATDGFNPFGALSSTNSVWPVFLIPYNLPPWMCMNHTSFILSMVIPGKKSPGNKIDVYLQPLINELKDLWIDGVETFDSSSGNTFRMHAALMWTISDFPGLGMLFGWNTHTGLACPTCNFDSFPCYLRHSSKWCFMGHRRFLGRNHRFRLNRVRFDGSTEERGPPKKLLGSDILEQQQDVETRDQQREESRSGGKRPRREVKQWNKRSIFFDLPYWKTNLLRHNLDFMHIEKNVCDNILYTLLNDKAKSKDNLKARKDLKEMGIRRDLWPSDNGSYHLSLFSLTRDTKKLFLSALKNVVLPDGYSSNISRCVDEGQKKIFGLKSHDCHILLEELLPIAVRHLLPDHVTAVLAEFGSFFKILCGKSLSNSELDKLQQRIVVILCQLEMLFPPSFFTVMVHLTVHLVDEAKLGGPVHYRYMYPIERELGHLKSHVRNRAQAEASIAEGYLAEECLTFCSRYFEDIETRFNRARRVCDDPLDKGCSESCLFPPVGKAGSSGTIFTLNEKQKLQAHRYVLLNCPAVKDYVNEFREYIRRSSKGRRPNPTDIEKRVFKEFVSWFEKRIMNPDTIEQLSTDIKFLARGPLSNATRYSAYKINGCTFRTIACEEGLRTQNSGVYLTSSTPCVASRVDKNLRQGDVPYYGKLEDIIEVSYYGRFTVVLFKCKWADSTRHRGYRRDQWHFHCVNFERPIHTGEHEEDEPYILASQASMVYYVDDVVNKGWSIVVHLKPRDLYEMGDEIEEAADEDEPHQEQALDQYFGNSDEYIQLATNHLIDDVVYS; encoded by the exons ATGTGTAGCAAGACGGCTGAGCACATGCAATGGCATAATTCTACACCTGCAAGAGATGGATTACTGAGACATCCAAGGGACGGTGAAGCATGGAAGAATTTTAATGCGATGCACACACTATTTGCCGAAGAGCCACGAAATGTTCGCCTAGGTCTTGCAACTGATGGTTTTAATCCCTTCGGAGCCTTGAGTTCTACTAATAGCGTTTGGCCTGTGTTCTTGATTCCATACAATCTTCCACCTTGGATGTGTATGAATCACACTTCTTTCATCTTATCAATGGTTATTCCAGGAAAGAAGTCCCCGGGAAATAAGATAGATGTGTACTTGCAGCCCCTTATAAATGAATTGAAAGATTTATGGATTGATGGTGTGGAGACATTTGACTCATCATCCGGAAACACATTTAGAATGCATGCAGCTCTTATGTGGACAATAAGTGATTTTCCTGGGTTAGGTATGCTATTTGGTTGGAACACACACACCGGTTTAGCTTGTCCCACTTGTAACTTTGATTCTTTTCCTTGTTATCTCCGTCATAGTTCTAAATGGTGCTTCATGGGTCATAGACGTTTTTTGGGAAGAAATCATAGATTTAGACTGAATCGTGTTCGTTTTGACGGAAGCACAGAGGAGCGTGGTCCACCTAAGAAGTTATTAGGTTCTGACATTCTTGAACAACAACAGGATGTTGAAACACGAGATCAGCAACGAGAAGAATCTCGTAGTGGTGGGAAAAGACCTCGACGAGAAGTTAAGCAGTGGAACAAGCGAAGCATTTTCTTTGATCTTCCGTACTGGAAAACCAATTTGTTGCGTCACAATCTGGACTTTATGCACATTGAGAAGAATGTGTGtgataacattttgtacacttTGCTTAATGACAAAGCAAAATCAAAGGACAATCTCAAGGCACGGAAAGATTTGAAAGAAATGGGCATAAGGCGTGATCTCTGGCCAAGTGACAATGGATCATAtcatttatctttattttcactAACACGTGACACCAAGAAGCTATTTCTTTCGGCATTGAAGAATGTTGTGCTACCAGATGGATACTCAAGTAATATTTCGAGATGTGTGGATGAAGGacagaaaaaaatttttggattaaAAAGTCATGACTGTCATATTCTTTTGGAGGAATTGTTACCAATAGCAGTTCGTCATTTGCTGCCGGATCATGTTACTGCAGTATTGGCTGAGTTTGGCTCATTCTTTAAGATCCTTTGTGGGAAAAGCTTAAGTAACTCTGAACTTGACAAGCTCCAACAACGCATAGTGGTCATCCTTTGCCAGTTGGAAATGTTATTCCCTCCATCATTCTTTACCGTCATGGTTCACTTGACAGTCCATCTAGTAGATGAAGCAAAGCTCGGAGGTCCAGTGCATTATCGATACATGTATCCAATTGAGAG ggAGTTAGGCCATCTAAAATCCCATGTGCGGAATAGAGCACAAGCAGAAGCATCTATTGCCGAAGGATATTTAGCTGAGGAATGTCTCACTTTTTGTTCTCGCTATTTTGAAGATATAGAGACAAGGTTCAATAGAGCTAGACGTGTATGTGATGACCCGCTTGACAAGGGATGCTCAGAATCTTGTCTCTTTCCGCCGGTGGGTAAAGCAGGGAGTTCTGGTACAATTTTTACGTTGAATGAAAAGCAAAAGCTACAAGCCCATAGATATGTGTTACTAAATTGTCCAGCCGTCAAGGATTATGTGAA TGAATTTAGAGAATACATAAGAAGAAGTTCAAAGGGAAGGAGACCGAACCCCACAGACATAGAGAAGAGAGTATTTAAGGAATTTGTTTCGTGGTTTGAAAAACGA ATAATGAACCCGGATACCATAGAACAGTTGTCTACTGACATAAAATTTTTAGCACGAGGCCCCTTATCAAATGCAACGAGATATAGTGcttataaaataaatggttgCACATTTCGAACTATTGCTTGTGAAGAAGGTTTGAGGACACAGAATAGTGGAGTATATTTAACCTCTAGCACACCATGTGTTGCAAGTCGAGTTGAcaaaaatttaagacaaggtgATGTACCCTATTATGGCAAGTTGGAGGATATAATTGAGGTTAGCTATTATGGGCGATTCACTGTTGTTCTCTTCAAATGTAAATGGGCTGATTCCACTCGACATAGAGGATATAGAAGAGATCAATGGCATTTTCATTGTGTTAACTTTGAAAGACCAATTCATACCGGTGAACATGAAGAGGATGAGCCTTATATTCTAGCGTCACAAGCATCAATGGTATACTATGTAGATGATGTCGTTAACAAAGGATGGAgtattgttgttcatttaaaACCAAGAGATTTGTATGAAATGGGTGATGAAATTGAAGAGGCTGCAGATGAGGACGAGCCACATCAAGAGCAAGCTCTTGATCAATATTTTGGTAACAGTGATGAATACATTCAATTGGCAACAAACCACTTGATCGATGACGTAGTTTACTCATAA